A single window of Candidatus Rhabdochlamydia oedothoracis DNA harbors:
- a CDS encoding sugar phosphate nucleotidyltransferase translates to MFAFAQKTDCIILAGGQGTRLFPLTQTRCKPAVCFGGAYRLIDIPLSHCLHAKLDSIFVITQYLASSLQQHIYETYHFDQFHKNNIQLLSPEETPTRKVWFKGTADSIRQNLEYFEASSAEYFLILSADQLYNMDFNKLFAFAEESNADFIIAALNVKEQEAKRMGVLNISAKKQVLDFFEKPSDTITLKRFSQSNLNSKYLGSMGIYLCKRKTLFNLLKEEGDDFGRHLIPLQVNKGGTYCYQHEEYWEDIGTVLSYYKANLALTQKNHLDTKPIFTTAQQLTSTLIRDTKVINSIIAQGSISEASQITNSVIGMRIKIDSGSIIESCILVGNLSAFPSSSTLPQYCSIGRNCILKKVIVDEHTIIGNNVTLTNPNAINHLDTFKDHGIYIRDGIIIVTSGTKIPNGFTI, encoded by the coding sequence ATGTTCGCTTTCGCGCAAAAGACCGACTGCATTATTCTAGCAGGAGGACAAGGGACTCGTTTGTTTCCTCTTACCCAAACCCGCTGTAAACCAGCGGTTTGCTTTGGTGGAGCCTATCGCTTAATCGATATTCCTCTTTCTCATTGTTTACACGCTAAATTAGACTCGATCTTTGTGATTACTCAATACTTAGCCTCCTCTTTGCAACAACACATCTATGAAACCTATCATTTCGATCAATTTCATAAGAACAATATTCAACTGCTTTCCCCTGAAGAAACACCTACGCGCAAAGTTTGGTTTAAAGGAACCGCTGATTCCATTAGACAAAATCTTGAGTATTTCGAAGCCTCCTCTGCAGAGTACTTTTTAATTCTGTCAGCAGATCAACTCTACAACATGGATTTCAATAAGCTATTTGCCTTTGCAGAGGAGAGTAATGCCGATTTTATCATTGCTGCTTTAAACGTTAAAGAGCAAGAAGCAAAGCGTATGGGGGTACTCAATATTTCTGCTAAAAAGCAAGTTTTGGACTTTTTTGAAAAACCTTCTGATACAATAACTCTCAAACGATTTAGCCAATCAAATTTAAACTCCAAATACTTAGGATCCATGGGTATTTATTTATGCAAAAGAAAAACCTTATTTAATTTGCTAAAAGAAGAAGGGGATGATTTTGGTAGGCATCTTATTCCTTTACAGGTAAATAAGGGAGGCACCTATTGCTATCAACATGAGGAATATTGGGAAGATATTGGTACTGTTCTTTCCTATTACAAAGCAAATTTAGCTCTAACTCAAAAAAACCATCTTGATACCAAACCTATTTTTACTACCGCGCAACAACTAACTAGCACTTTAATTAGAGATACAAAAGTAATAAATTCTATTATTGCTCAAGGATCCATTAGCGAAGCTTCTCAAATTACCAATAGTGTCATTGGTATGCGCATTAAAATAGACTCTGGTAGTATTATTGAAAGCTGCATTTTAGTGGGCAATCTTAGTGCATTCCCTTCTTCTAGTACCCTACCGCAATATTGTTCTATCGGTAGAAATTGCATTTTGAAAAAAGTGATTGTCGATGAACATACTATTATCGGCAATAACGTAACATTGACCAATCCAAATGCTATAAATCACCTAGATACCTTTAAAGATCATGGTATTTATATTCGAGATGGGATTATCATCGTAACATCTGGAACAAAAATTCCTAATGGGTTTACTATCTAA
- a CDS encoding metallophosphoesterase, which yields MKIWALSDPHLCFGAPKKSMEVFGPPWKNYIDKIYANWLECIEKEDLVLIPGDISWAMHLKEALIDLAWLDALPGHKIILRGNHDYWWSSKAKLVQAMPSSIQWIHNDAILWQYIAIGGSRLWDTYEYQFTNYIEFKENPLQKKLSEKNAEKQEAIFSRELERLKLSLKQLSPLARVRIALTHYPPIGPHLNPSRTSEILEQFQIQYCVFGHLHNVRRKALPFGTARGVQYILTSCDYLDFKPLRIL from the coding sequence ATGAAAATTTGGGCTCTTTCAGATCCGCATCTTTGTTTTGGTGCACCTAAAAAATCTATGGAGGTTTTTGGTCCCCCTTGGAAAAATTACATAGATAAAATCTATGCTAATTGGCTAGAGTGTATTGAAAAAGAAGATTTGGTATTGATTCCAGGGGATATCTCTTGGGCCATGCATCTAAAGGAAGCTCTTATTGACTTAGCATGGTTAGATGCGCTACCTGGGCATAAAATTATCTTACGAGGAAATCATGACTATTGGTGGAGCTCAAAAGCAAAACTTGTCCAAGCCATGCCCTCTTCCATTCAATGGATTCATAATGATGCTATTTTATGGCAATATATAGCCATCGGCGGCAGTAGATTATGGGATACCTACGAATATCAATTTACTAACTACATCGAATTCAAAGAAAATCCCCTACAAAAAAAACTCTCAGAAAAGAATGCTGAAAAACAAGAGGCTATTTTTTCAAGAGAGCTTGAGCGCTTGAAATTAAGCTTAAAACAGTTATCTCCTCTTGCACGTGTTCGTATTGCGCTAACTCACTATCCTCCTATTGGTCCTCATTTAAATCCTTCTCGCACTTCGGAAATTTTAGAACAATTTCAGATTCAATACTGTGTGTTTGGGCATTTACACAATGTGAGAAGAAAAGCACTTCCTTTTGGTACAGCTCGCGGAGTTCAGTATATCTTAACCTCTTGTGACTATTTAGATTTCAAACCTTTACGTATTCTCTAA
- a CDS encoding autotransporter-associated beta strand repeat-containing protein, with protein sequence MDSKHFLILTSIIFFSAPLWGDTYTVSSEADAGPGSLRQAILDLNETGNTATNTITINSGLPPILLTSKLPVIQRTAKITTSGTVPQIIDGNQNRLFVANANLTIENCNIQNGAAIGGNGISNRSSGGGGGLGAGGGVYVAPNTVVTLNNTSLKNNLAQGGKGAGGFQNLKGGGFSGSGGGASFSSADPNASPTQGGGDNPGQHGANGNPLAGGGNGGGNGGRVTAEVLYNGIPYKIFYLGSKFPVNKIGPAFQVGKAIYDLFFKDPLEPKFEITNGDLGSSSRDLSNGGGGKGGSTTGSIYEFLTSDQVVDGGTGGKGGAGGGGGGGAYVAQPPTLFQQKANVLFGEKIVYVKIQLVSQPGNGGDKGGGGGAASVLRNGGGGGGYGSGGGGGSSSVIDLSTPQKGRGEVPGPISRTPNQAIAQLVPITGFGSGGGGGGFGGGGGGGGGDLTTLPGATVKYTTGGGGGFKALRLNPIVISVGRNIPFQGGGGGGGGGFGGGGGGNDAFLQETPSENNEKYYHVFKAGEVSQGGSFGGNGGGQAQQIKPYAGSGGGGAGIGGAVFVGNNAQLVIQDSVSLRGNQTQGGEAGTDSVGSDIALPAGPGLGFADDIFLYSDAKLVFQNENSLLADFSIQSDPGSFQDIGVRKEGSGTVTMTSQKNNYRGPTVIKEGTIVIASDVLGFRSSELVFAGGTLEATDTFSLERDIILNLEGTIAVNPSRTLFIGGPIRGEGSLTKTDAGTLVLTETVPMGNLIIKDGTVQGNASYIQNDVLINSFGTLIFDQNFSGAYEGQISGNGTLVKDGTERLSFIGVDDFAGNTIIQNGTLVIPVKEKFASNSVNVMRGTLQNNGTINAGVVTNYGYIFGSGTFNISIMKNFGFVEPGNSIGTLTINGNYTQDPSGRLGIEIDVIGGSDLLEVTGMASLNGELLIKPTPGVYLEGTTYTFLTAESVTGQFSRTVISRPFDYTINYLPNQVQLF encoded by the coding sequence ATGGATTCTAAGCACTTTCTTATCTTAACTAGCATAATTTTTTTTTCAGCTCCTTTGTGGGGCGATACCTATACAGTTTCAAGTGAAGCCGATGCAGGCCCAGGCAGCCTTAGACAAGCTATTTTAGATCTGAATGAGACAGGGAATACAGCTACTAATACTATAACTATAAATAGCGGATTGCCTCCTATTCTGCTTACTAGCAAATTACCTGTTATCCAAAGAACGGCAAAGATTACTACGTCTGGAACAGTTCCTCAAATAATTGATGGGAACCAAAATCGTTTATTCGTTGCAAATGCTAATCTAACTATCGAAAATTGCAATATACAAAATGGTGCAGCTATTGGGGGAAATGGAATCTCAAATCGAAGTAGTGGAGGAGGAGGAGGATTAGGAGCAGGGGGTGGAGTGTATGTAGCTCCTAATACTGTTGTTACTTTGAATAACACCTCTCTTAAGAATAATCTTGCACAAGGAGGAAAAGGTGCAGGTGGTTTTCAAAATTTGAAAGGAGGAGGTTTCAGTGGATCAGGAGGAGGTGCTAGTTTTTCATCAGCTGACCCAAATGCTAGTCCGACACAAGGAGGAGGGGATAATCCAGGTCAACATGGAGCGAACGGAAACCCATTAGCAGGAGGAGGAAATGGAGGAGGAAATGGAGGAAGGGTAACAGCTGAGGTTTTGTACAACGGCATCCCTTATAAAATATTTTACCTAGGTTCTAAATTCCCAGTCAATAAAATTGGTCCTGCTTTTCAAGTTGGTAAAGCCATTTATGACCTTTTTTTTAAGGATCCTTTAGAACCCAAATTCGAGATAACAAATGGTGATTTAGGTAGTAGTTCTAGAGACTTAAGCAATGGTGGTGGTGGAAAAGGTGGCTCTACTACAGGTAGTATTTATGAGTTTTTGACAAGTGATCAAGTTGTAGATGGAGGAACGGGAGGAAAAGGAGGAGCCGGTGGAGGCGGGGGTGGAGGTGCGTATGTTGCACAACCTCCAACACTATTTCAGCAAAAAGCAAATGTCCTATTCGGGGAAAAAATAGTCTATGTAAAAATACAACTTGTATCTCAACCTGGTAATGGTGGTGATAAGGGCGGTGGCGGTGGTGCTGCAAGTGTCCTAAGAAACGGTGGTGGTGGTGGTGGTTATGGCAGCGGTGGTGGTGGGGGATCCTCATCTGTGATTGACCTTTCAACTCCACAAAAAGGACGGGGAGAGGTTCCAGGCCCCATTTCCAGAACTCCTAATCAGGCAATAGCACAACTAGTACCTATAACGGGTTTTGGTAGTGGTGGTGGTGGTGGTGGGTTTGGCGGTGGTGGCGGTGGTGGTGGTGGAGATTTAACGACCCTCCCAGGAGCAACAGTCAAATATACAACGGGAGGAGGAGGAGGATTCAAAGCTCTTAGGCTTAACCCGATAGTAATTTCTGTTGGGAGAAACATTCCTTTCCAGGGAGGAGGGGGAGGAGGCGGAGGTGGTTTTGGAGGCGGCGGAGGTGGCAACGATGCTTTTCTTCAGGAAACGCCTTCTGAAAACAACGAAAAGTATTATCATGTTTTTAAGGCTGGTGAGGTCAGCCAAGGAGGGAGCTTTGGGGGAAATGGCGGTGGTCAGGCTCAACAAATAAAACCTTATGCAGGAAGTGGTGGTGGTGGAGCTGGAATTGGAGGAGCTGTTTTTGTTGGTAACAACGCGCAGTTAGTTATCCAAGACTCGGTTTCTTTACGTGGGAATCAAACCCAAGGAGGCGAGGCTGGAACAGATTCTGTCGGATCTGATATTGCTCTACCCGCTGGGCCTGGGCTTGGATTTGCTGACGATATTTTTTTATATAGTGACGCTAAGTTAGTATTTCAAAATGAGAACTCTTTACTAGCAGATTTTAGTATCCAATCAGATCCAGGAAGTTTTCAAGATATAGGGGTTAGAAAAGAAGGTAGTGGCACGGTTACTATGACCTCACAAAAAAACAACTATCGAGGACCTACTGTAATCAAAGAGGGAACTATTGTTATAGCAAGTGATGTGCTGGGATTTCGTTCTTCAGAGCTCGTTTTTGCAGGAGGAACCCTTGAAGCAACGGATACTTTTTCCTTAGAAAGGGATATTATTTTAAATTTAGAGGGAACTATTGCTGTAAATCCTTCTCGTACTTTATTTATTGGAGGCCCTATCCGGGGTGAGGGTTCTCTCACAAAAACAGACGCGGGGACCTTGGTTTTAACAGAAACAGTTCCTATGGGAAATTTGATCATAAAAGACGGAACTGTGCAAGGAAACGCATCTTATATACAAAACGATGTTCTTATTAACAGCTTCGGAACTCTAATTTTTGACCAAAACTTTTCAGGAGCCTACGAAGGTCAAATATCAGGTAATGGTACTCTAGTTAAAGATGGAACTGAAAGATTATCTTTTATTGGAGTTGATGATTTTGCAGGTAATACTATTATTCAAAACGGGACTCTTGTCATTCCTGTCAAAGAAAAATTTGCCAGCAATTCTGTTAATGTAATGCGTGGCACACTGCAAAATAATGGAACAATCAATGCAGGCGTTGTTACCAACTATGGCTATATTTTTGGCTCTGGAACATTCAATATAAGCATTATGAAGAACTTCGGTTTTGTAGAACCAGGGAATTCTATTGGAACCCTTACAATCAACGGGAATTATACGCAAGACCCATCTGGTAGATTAGGTATAGAAATTGATGTTATAGGAGGAAGCGATCTACTAGAAGTGACAGGGATGGCCTCGTTGAACGGGGAGCTTCTCATCAAGCCTACACCCGGAGTTTATTTAGAAGGAACAACCTATACTTTTCTTACTGCAGAATCTGTCACAGGACAATTTAGCCGTACTGTTATTAGTAGGCCCTTTGATTACACCATCAATTATTTGCCTAACCAAGTTCAACTCTTTTAA
- a CDS encoding autotransporter outer membrane beta-barrel domain-containing protein — protein sequence MTGNPKSVADCLFCNNFDFANTDLVLVANALLQLPMDEYAKALKSLTPAAFGSLPLVELENNFNFANTFFLTGVGQRSYCYADIDEPTNIWFNPLGFIYSQEERQGAPGFTARTWGVAVGADRLFLDEWSLGIGFEYSHAQLDWKHQVGHAHADSIYLGPYVKYDCENFYFDFLLLGVGNFYDVDRKIVFPGLSRKAHSDPTTWNLSEILLAGFRLEPFHIDNFFVQPEIRLDQTNSFQGKFKEKGAQSIDLSIKGKCSSFLRSLVNIKVTKESCVAGFCLVPSVNLGWLRTTPLTRGHYTSGFRGGTFFRPDFTTSNFHQTIDQLLVGAQFLVSRQGDIQLSIGYEGVFGKRSTVNEMNINASWNF from the coding sequence TTGACCGGTAATCCGAAATCTGTTGCAGATTGTCTATTTTGTAATAACTTTGATTTTGCAAATACAGATCTAGTTTTAGTGGCTAATGCGTTACTCCAGCTACCGATGGATGAATATGCAAAAGCACTTAAAAGCTTAACCCCTGCTGCATTTGGATCTCTGCCCTTAGTTGAACTCGAGAACAATTTTAATTTTGCCAATACCTTTTTTTTAACAGGAGTTGGTCAAAGGTCTTATTGTTACGCAGATATCGATGAACCTACAAATATTTGGTTTAACCCTTTAGGGTTTATTTATTCACAAGAAGAGCGTCAAGGAGCTCCTGGCTTTACGGCTCGCACCTGGGGAGTTGCAGTGGGGGCAGACCGCCTATTTCTCGATGAGTGGAGCCTAGGCATAGGATTTGAATACTCTCATGCCCAACTTGATTGGAAACATCAGGTGGGCCATGCTCATGCTGATTCCATATACTTAGGTCCTTATGTTAAGTACGACTGTGAAAATTTCTATTTCGATTTTCTGCTTTTAGGAGTAGGTAATTTCTATGATGTGGATCGAAAAATTGTATTTCCAGGGCTTTCTAGAAAAGCGCATAGCGATCCTACTACTTGGAACCTTTCAGAGATTCTCCTAGCAGGGTTTAGATTAGAGCCTTTCCATATAGACAATTTTTTCGTTCAACCTGAAATCAGATTAGATCAAACCAACTCGTTCCAAGGGAAATTTAAAGAAAAAGGAGCTCAGTCTATTGACCTTTCTATAAAAGGCAAATGCTCTTCCTTTTTACGTTCTTTGGTCAATATTAAAGTCACTAAAGAATCATGTGTTGCTGGTTTTTGCTTAGTTCCTAGTGTCAATCTAGGTTGGTTGAGAACAACTCCTCTAACGCGCGGTCATTACACTTCTGGATTTAGAGGGGGAACATTTTTTAGACCTGATTTTACAACTTCTAACTTTCACCAAACAATCGATCAATTGCTCGTGGGTGCGCAATTTCTTGTCTCCCGCCAAGGAGACATCCAGTTATCTATAGGATATGAAGGGGTTTTTGGAAAAAGATCAACAGTGAATGAAATGAATATAAATGCGTCTTGGAATTTTTAA